From a single Botrytis cinerea B05.10 chromosome 4, complete sequence genomic region:
- the Bcgut2 gene encoding Bcgut2, protein MAFRQRLAKPLLYTIGATTVGGGVLYYTYRPRNIPGSDSAVVPPFGADGHFIPPRFPKIKSRLEQIADLKRSGGSQGSISVPQNEDDVYDLLVIGAGATGAGVALDAATRGLKVAVVERDDFSSGTSSKSTKLVHGGVRYLEKAVWELDYNQYALVKEALRERKYFLDTAPHLSSWLPIMLPLDKWWKAPYYWAGTKAYDFLAGSEGIETSYFLTRSKALDAFPMLKKDNLVGALVYYDGAHNDSRMNVSLAMTAALYGGTVVNHLEVTGLEKDANGKLCGATVRDLIDEKDGKSSKEFKIRAKGVINATGPFCDSIRKMDDQGIKEIVAPSSGVHVILPGYYSPQKMGLIDPKTSDGRVIFFLPWQGNTIAGTTDSPTKISYNPVASEEEIDWILSEIRRYLAPDINVRRGDVLAAWSGIRPLVKDPNAKNTESLVRNHLINISPSGLLTCAGGKWTTYRQMAEECVDEAISEFGLKTKPVRDAPDVSGTQLHDDGAHLNGTCQTHQVKLVGAHGFSKTLFINLIQHFGLETDVAKHLTENYGDRAWTVASLSSPTEQRFPVRGEKISPLYPFVDGEVRYAVRHEYAQTAVDVLARRTRLAFLNAQAALEAAPRVIDIMAGELGWSSKRKEVEWTDTVKFLESMGLPKSKLTATRKQVESGKLEFKDSVEYKMYSRNDQPGDELESDLRFGGKGGLKSGAAAEK, encoded by the exons ATGGCGTTCCGTCAACGCCTCGCAAAACCTCTATTATACACAATCGGAGCTACGACAGTCGGTGGTGGTGTCCTCTATTACACATACCGACCACGAAACATCCCGGGCTCAGATTCCGCCGTCGTTCCTCCCTTCGGCGCAGATGGCCATTTTATCCCTCCCAGATTCCCCAAGATCAAGAGCAGATTAGAACAAATTGcagatttgaagagaagtgGAGGATCTCAGGGCTCCATAAGTGTGCCGCAGAACGAAGACGATGTATATGATTTATTGGTCATAGGAGCCGGAGCCACAGGTGCAGGTGTAGCCCTCGATGCAGCAACTCGCGGATTGAAAGTGGCAGTGGTCGAAAGAGATGATTTTAGCAGTGGCACAAGTTCCAAGAGTACAAAATTGGTCCATGGAGGTGTGCGATATTTGGAAAAGGCAGTGTGGGAGTTGGATTACAATCAGTATGCGTTGGTGAAGGAGGCATTGAGGGAACGAAAATACTTTTTGGATACAGCACCACATTTGTCGAGTTGGTTACCGATTATGTTGCCCTTGGATAAGTGGTGGAAAGCTCCTTATTACTGGGCAGGTACAAAGGCGTATGATTTCTTGGCTGGAAGTGAGGGTATCGAAACGAGTTATTTTTTGACGAGGAGTAAGGCTCTTGACGCTTTCCCAATGTTGAAGAAGGACAATTTGGTGGGTGCTCTGGTTTATTACGATGGTGCCCATAACGATTCGAGAATGAATGTCTCATTGGCTATGACTGCCGCGCTATATGGAGGTACAGTGGTAAACCATCTCGAAGTTACTGGATTGGAAAAGGACGCCAATGGAAAATTGTGCGGTGCAACCGTAAGAGATCTGATAGatgagaaggatggaaaatcatcaaagGAATTCAAGATCAGAGCAAAGGGTGTTATCAATGCAACAGGTCCTTTCTGCGATTCCATtagaaagatggatgatCAAGGGATTAAGGAAATTGTAGCACCAAGTTCAGGTGTTCACGTCATTCTTCCTGGTTATTACAGTCCTCAAAAGATGGGTCTTATTGATCCTAAAACCTCAGATGGCAGagtgattttctttcttccatggCAAGGAAATACAATCGCTGGTACCACAGATTCTCCAACTAAGATCTCGTATAACCCAGTTGCATCAGAAGAGGAAATCGATTGGATTCTTTCGGAAATTCGAAGATACCTTGCTCCAGATATCAATGTTAGAAGAGGCGATGTTCTAGCTGCTTGGTCAGGAATTCGTCCTTTGGTTAAAGATCCAAATGCGAAGAATACGGAATCTCTCGTTAGAAACCATCTCATCAATATCTCACCCTCAGGTCTCTTGACTTGTGCAGGTGGTAAATGGACAACTTACCGTCAAATGGCAGAAGAATGTGTTGATGAAGCCATTTCGGAATTTGGACTTAAGACTAAGCCAGTAAGAGATGCACCAGATGTTTCAGGAACTCAACTTCATGATGATGGTGCTCATCTCAATGGTACTTGTCAAACTCATCAAGTTAAATTGGTCGGTGCACATGGATTTTCGAAAACTCTTTTCATCAACCTTATCCAACATTTTGGACTAGAAACAGATGTTGCTAAACATTTGACTGAGAATTACGGTGATAGAGCTTGGACTGTAGCATCCCTTTCTTCACCTACAGAACAACGTTTCCCAGTTAGAGGTGAAAAGATTTCTCCTCTTTATCCATTCGTGGATGGTGAGGTTAGATACGCTGTTAGACATGAATATGCTCAAACAGCAGTGGATGTACTTGCGAGAAGAACTAGATTGGCATTTTTGAATGCACAAGCTGCTCTGGAGGCAGCACCAAGAGTTATCGATATTATGGCTGGAGAACTTGGATGGAGCAGTAAGAGAAAGGAGGTTGAGTGGACTGATA CCGTCAAATTCCTCGAATCAATGGGTCTTCCTAAATCTAAACTCACAGCAACCAGAAAACAGGTTGAATCAGGGAAGTTGGAATTCAAAGATTCGGTAGAATATAAGATGTATAGTAGAAATGATCAACCAGGGGATGAGTTGGAAAGCGATCTTAGATTTGGAGGAAAGGGAGGATTGAAGAGTGGTGCCGCAGCGGAGAAGTGA